A stretch of the Aegilops tauschii subsp. strangulata cultivar AL8/78 chromosome 4, Aet v6.0, whole genome shotgun sequence genome encodes the following:
- the LOC141021647 gene encoding uncharacterized protein produces the protein MAYLSSTEPIVVDDWLRNIGRELATAGCNDAEKVKFAAHQLDGPAAAWWENYTTTYPLESVTWTQFQQAFRTAHVLAGAMSLKKKEFRSLRQGGRTVSQYVDEFSKLARFAPEDVATNATKQEKFLEGLNDELGVQLTVVTFANYQELVDKATILEGKH, from the exons ATGGCTTACCTTAG CAGCACGGAGCCGATTGTCGTAGATGACTGGCTCCGCAATATAGGAAGGGAGCTGGCCACGGCAGGATGCAATGATGCTGAGAAGGTGAAGTTTGCCGCCCATCAGCTGGATGGCCCGGCCGCTGcttggtgggagaactacaccaCCACATACCCCTTGGAGAGTGTGACTTGGACTCAGTTCCAGCAGGCGTTCCGCACTGCTCATGTCTTAGCTGGAGCCATGAGTCTGAAGAAGAAGGAGTTCCGCAGCTTGCGCCAGGGAGGACGCACGGTATCCCAGTATGTTGATGAGTTCAGTAAGTTGGCCCGTTTTGCCCCAGAGGACGTGGCCACTAATGCAACCAAGCAAGAGAAGTTTCTGGAGGGACTGAACGATGAGTTGGGAGTTCAGTTGACTGTGGTGACCTTTGCGAACTATCAGGAGCTGGTTGATAAGGCTACCATTCTCGAAGGCAAGCACTAG